From a region of the bacterium genome:
- the tsaA gene encoding tRNA (N6-threonylcarbamoyladenosine(37)-N6)-methyltransferase TrmO, translated as MTSGTDAATSGGQEEFVFRPIGYVHSSYVDPAKTPIQPLYAQGSQARVVILPEYEEGLDDLDGFSHIFILFIFHKAGPAALKVKPYLESVKRGVFAARSPRRPNLIGLSLVRLVKREKNVLFVEDVDILDGSPVVDIKPFIPRFDTRSDALSGWQEKISDIDAEEIGSRRSKEPCE; from the coding sequence ATGACGTCCGGAACGGATGCTGCCACAAGTGGTGGACAGGAAGAGTTCGTGTTCCGGCCGATTGGCTACGTCCATTCTAGCTATGTCGATCCAGCCAAGACGCCGATCCAGCCGCTATATGCCCAGGGCTCACAGGCAAGAGTGGTTATCCTGCCAGAATATGAGGAGGGGCTGGATGACCTGGACGGATTCTCGCATATCTTCATTCTATTCATCTTTCATAAAGCAGGACCTGCGGCCCTGAAGGTTAAGCCCTATCTTGAGAGTGTCAAAAGGGGCGTATTTGCCGCAAGATCGCCTAGAAGGCCCAACCTGATCGGCCTAAGTCTGGTTCGACTGGTCAAGCGCGAGAAAAATGTGCTATTTGTCGAGGACGTGGATATTCTCGACGGGAGTCCCGTCGTGGACATTAAGCCGTTTATTCCTCGATTTGACACCCGATCGGACGCGCTCTCAGGATGGCAAGAGAAGATTTCGGACATAGATGCAGAAGAGATTGGTTCGCGAAGGAGCAAGGAGCCGTGCGAGTAG
- a CDS encoding electron transfer flavoprotein subunit beta/FixA family protein has product MRTIVCVKQVPESASEITINPEDNTLNREAAEAVINPFDEYAIEEALLLRERFGGDVWVVSMGPSQAEKALKQALAMGANEAVLLNDPCFAGSDTLATSYVLSRAIKKIGDFDLVICGKQAIDGDTAQVGPGIATRLGLSQLTYVCKVVELDLEGRAVSVHRMLEGCVEAVRGRLPALLTVVKDINQPRYPSLLGIRKASRKQLPHWGAEDIQADASRIGLGGSATWVERVFTPPIRSGGEILEGGVDEAVEKLMQKLGADGLV; this is encoded by the coding sequence ATGAGAACAATTGTTTGTGTGAAGCAGGTTCCTGAATCTGCCTCGGAAATCACCATAAATCCCGAGGACAACACCCTCAATCGTGAGGCGGCGGAGGCAGTCATCAATCCCTTCGATGAGTATGCGATTGAGGAGGCGCTGCTGTTGCGGGAGCGTTTTGGTGGGGACGTCTGGGTCGTTAGCATGGGTCCATCTCAGGCCGAGAAGGCGCTGAAACAAGCTTTGGCAATGGGTGCGAACGAGGCGGTCTTGCTCAATGATCCGTGTTTTGCAGGTTCGGACACTCTTGCGACGTCCTACGTGCTGTCGCGTGCGATTAAGAAGATTGGCGATTTTGACCTGGTGATTTGCGGTAAGCAGGCGATTGATGGAGACACGGCGCAGGTAGGTCCGGGTATTGCGACGCGGCTTGGGCTTTCGCAGCTGACCTATGTCTGCAAGGTTGTGGAGTTGGACCTGGAGGGTAGAGCTGTTTCCGTCCACCGGATGCTCGAGGGCTGTGTTGAGGCGGTTCGGGGACGCCTGCCGGCGCTATTGACGGTGGTCAAGGACATCAACCAGCCAAGGTATCCCTCGCTTCTGGGAATAAGAAAAGCCAGCCGGAAACAGCTTCCCCATTGGGGCGCGGAGGATATCCAGGCTGATGCTTCCCGGATTGGCCTTGGCGGGTCTGCGACGTGGGTTGAGAGAGTCTTCACTCCGCCGATTCGCTCCGGCGGCGAGATACTAGAAGGCGGGGTTGACGAGGCCGTGGAGAAGCTGATGCAGAAGCTTGGTGCAGACGGCTTAGTATGA
- a CDS encoding ATP-binding protein — translation MRVAIASGKGGTGKTTVATCLSVLLSRAGQDVAYLDCDVEEPNGHIFLKPTIRSRETIYLPVPVVDQDKCTLCRKCEKICQYNAILCIGNKTLVFQELCHACGGCYLVCPANAITEVDREIGVVEEGFAGEVRFAHGKLKIGEALSPPLVKGVKRRALSNGITVLDAPPGTSCPVVETIMHADLVVLVTEPTPFGLNDLKLAVDMTRQVGAEFGVIINRSDIGDDKTKKFCQQHRIELLGEIPDDRDVAVAYSHGELPIDAVSGYSDYLRPLVEKVLGGER, via the coding sequence ATGCGAGTAGCAATAGCGAGCGGTAAGGGAGGCACCGGGAAGACAACGGTGGCCACTTGCCTCTCTGTTTTGCTCTCTCGCGCGGGCCAAGATGTCGCGTATCTGGACTGCGACGTTGAGGAGCCCAACGGACACATATTTCTTAAACCCACCATTCGTAGCCGTGAGACGATCTACTTGCCAGTGCCAGTGGTGGACCAGGACAAGTGCACGTTGTGTCGGAAGTGCGAGAAGATATGTCAATACAACGCAATCTTATGCATTGGTAATAAGACGCTGGTGTTTCAGGAACTCTGCCATGCGTGCGGAGGCTGTTACCTTGTCTGCCCAGCAAACGCTATCACCGAGGTGGACAGAGAGATTGGCGTGGTCGAGGAGGGCTTCGCGGGCGAAGTTCGGTTCGCCCACGGGAAGCTCAAGATCGGCGAGGCGCTCTCCCCTCCCCTTGTCAAGGGTGTCAAACGGCGAGCTCTTAGCAATGGCATCACGGTGCTGGACGCGCCGCCCGGCACGTCTTGTCCAGTTGTCGAGACGATAATGCACGCGGACCTGGTCGTTCTAGTGACTGAGCCCACGCCCTTCGGCCTCAACGACCTCAAGCTCGCGGTCGATATGACACGGCAGGTTGGTGCCGAGTTCGGGGTCATCATCAATCGCAGCGACATTGGGGACGACAAGACAAAAAAGTTCTGCCAGCAGCATAGAATAGAGCTGTTGGGCGAGATACCGGACGACAGAGACGTTGCGGTAGCCTATTCGCACGGCGAGCTGCCCATTGATGCCGTTAGTGGCTATTCGGATTACCTGCGCCCCCTCGTTGAGAAGGTATTGGGAGGTGAACGATGA
- a CDS encoding electron transfer flavoprotein subunit alpha translates to MRIDTELCTGCGLCIDSCPFSALSVVDGVAVVSEACNDCGACISVCPVDALSIPVGERLEGMRVEDYRDVWIFCEQESGRIANVTFELLGKGRELADRLSCRLCAVLLGHEVADLAGPLFHYGAERVYLVEDDRLSLYRTAPFARAFVSLIQKYRPEIVLIGGTTCGRDLAGALATRLETGLTADCTGLHIADDGRNMVQTRPAFGGNIMAQIRCERRRPQMATVRPKVMEMPTPDETMTGELIREELAIEDGEILTTVLEFIKSEQENVNLVDADVIVSGGRGLGKPENFSVIRNLAKALGGVVGASRAAVDAGWIPYPHQVGQTGKTVRPKLYVACGISGAIQHLAGMRTSDVIVAINKDPEAPIFKVATYGIVGDLFQVVPRFTERLKRRL, encoded by the coding sequence TTGAGGATAGATACTGAGCTTTGCACGGGCTGCGGTCTCTGCATCGATTCGTGCCCATTTTCGGCGCTGAGCGTTGTTGACGGTGTGGCAGTAGTCTCGGAGGCCTGTAATGACTGCGGCGCGTGCATCTCCGTGTGCCCGGTTGACGCCCTCTCGATCCCCGTGGGGGAGCGCCTCGAGGGGATGCGTGTGGAGGACTACAGGGATGTTTGGATTTTCTGCGAGCAGGAGAGTGGCCGCATAGCCAATGTTACGTTTGAGCTCTTGGGCAAGGGGCGAGAGCTTGCCGACCGGCTCTCGTGCCGGCTGTGCGCGGTCTTGCTGGGTCACGAAGTTGCTGACCTCGCTGGGCCTCTTTTTCACTACGGGGCGGAGCGCGTCTATTTGGTTGAGGATGACCGGCTGTCGTTGTATAGGACGGCGCCGTTTGCTCGGGCGTTTGTCTCTCTCATTCAGAAATACAGGCCAGAGATTGTGCTCATTGGCGGGACGACTTGCGGCAGGGACCTTGCCGGCGCTCTGGCAACGAGGCTTGAGACTGGGTTGACGGCGGATTGCACGGGCCTTCACATCGCGGATGACGGGCGGAACATGGTCCAGACGCGCCCGGCGTTCGGCGGGAACATAATGGCGCAGATAAGGTGCGAAAGGCGAAGGCCACAGATGGCGACCGTTCGGCCGAAGGTTATGGAGATGCCAACGCCGGACGAGACGATGACGGGTGAGCTGATACGAGAGGAGCTTGCGATCGAGGATGGTGAGATCCTTACTACCGTCCTTGAGTTTATCAAGAGCGAGCAAGAGAACGTCAACCTCGTCGATGCTGACGTCATTGTGTCCGGTGGACGTGGTCTCGGCAAGCCGGAGAACTTCAGCGTCATTAGGAACCTTGCTAAGGCGCTGGGCGGCGTGGTTGGCGCCTCGCGAGCGGCGGTCGATGCGGGCTGGATACCGTATCCGCACCAGGTCGGCCAGACTGGCAAGACAGTGCGGCCAAAGCTCTACGTTGCGTGCGGGATATCAGGCGCAATACAGCACCTTGCCGGGATGCGGACCTCCGATGTCATCGTCGCCATCAACAAGGACCCGGAGGCGCCCATATTCAAAGTCGCTACGTACGGCATTGTAGGTGATCTGTTTCAAGTGGTTCCGAGGTTTACGGAGCGGCTTAAACGCCGTCTCTGA
- a CDS encoding NifB/NifX family molybdenum-iron cluster-binding protein, which translates to MKVAVSSLGKTLESDVDERFARASFFLFADTESGEFEAHDNSGPMSAAHGAGPQAASLMADKGVEVLITGHCGPNAFRALSAAGIKVVTGASGTVAEALEKFKSGELTPAARSDVGGHW; encoded by the coding sequence ATGAAGGTTGCGGTCAGTTCACTGGGCAAGACACTCGAGAGCGATGTTGACGAGCGGTTCGCCCGCGCCTCGTTCTTTCTATTTGCGGACACTGAGTCCGGCGAGTTTGAGGCGCATGATAACAGCGGGCCGATGAGCGCTGCGCACGGCGCGGGTCCGCAGGCGGCCAGTCTGATGGCGGACAAAGGAGTTGAGGTGCTAATCACCGGGCACTGCGGTCCGAACGCGTTCAGGGCGTTGAGTGCGGCTGGGATCAAGGTTGTAACCGGTGCGAGCGGGACCGTGGCGGAGGCGCTCGAGAAGTTCAAGAGCGGGGAGCTCACGCCAGCTGCGAGGTCGGACGTGGGTGGGCATTGGTAG
- a CDS encoding sigma 54-interacting transcriptional regulator, producing the protein MRQEHQRHIEVILDSITDRVFTVDLEFRITLFNHAAERITGVLREDAVGRPCWEVLRATVCESDCALRQTMKTGEPVLCKALFMINESGENVPLSASTAVLRDDEGNVIGGVETFRDLSLVEELKKKVEQRYSFSDMISQNKEMLELFNILPAVAESESTVLIEGESGTGKELLCRAIHGLSPRRNKPLVIVNSGALPDTLLESELFGHKRGAFTDATSDRKGRFDMAEGGTLFLDEIGEVSPSMQVRLLRVVQERTYEPLGSSQTVQADVRIIAATNSDLRQLVERGEFRQDLYYRVNVVNLRLPPLRERRKDIPLLIDRFITRFNRLKGKSIAGISPDAMSVLMKFDFPGNIRELENIIEHAFVLCRGRIIEPQHLPIYLQPKAVAGPPSYSGSLRDVEARLIVEALDRNGGNRVATSRELGIHKTTLWRKMRRLGLLV; encoded by the coding sequence ATGAGGCAAGAACATCAGAGACACATTGAAGTTATCCTCGACTCGATCACCGACAGGGTGTTCACAGTCGATCTTGAGTTCCGCATCACGTTGTTCAACCACGCAGCGGAGCGAATAACAGGCGTCTTGCGCGAGGATGCGGTTGGAAGGCCGTGCTGGGAGGTTCTGCGGGCCACGGTTTGCGAGTCGGACTGCGCGCTTCGGCAGACCATGAAGACGGGTGAGCCGGTTCTCTGCAAGGCGTTGTTCATGATCAACGAAAGCGGCGAGAACGTTCCCCTAAGCGCCTCGACGGCTGTTCTGAGGGACGACGAGGGCAATGTAATCGGCGGCGTTGAGACGTTCCGCGACCTCAGCCTCGTCGAGGAGCTGAAAAAAAAGGTCGAGCAGCGCTACAGTTTCTCCGATATGATAAGCCAGAACAAGGAGATGTTGGAGCTTTTCAACATCTTGCCGGCCGTAGCTGAGAGCGAGAGCACCGTTCTCATAGAGGGCGAGAGCGGCACCGGTAAGGAGCTTCTGTGTAGGGCGATTCATGGCCTCAGCCCGCGCCGGAACAAGCCGCTGGTGATCGTCAATAGCGGCGCGCTGCCGGACACGCTTTTAGAATCGGAGCTTTTCGGCCACAAGAGAGGAGCGTTCACGGATGCCACCTCAGACCGGAAAGGGAGGTTTGACATGGCCGAGGGCGGCACTCTATTCCTCGACGAGATCGGCGAAGTCTCTCCCTCCATGCAAGTCCGGCTGCTGCGTGTTGTGCAGGAGAGAACCTACGAGCCGCTTGGCTCGTCACAAACCGTTCAGGCAGACGTCCGAATAATCGCGGCCACCAATAGTGATCTGAGGCAACTTGTCGAAAGAGGTGAGTTCAGGCAGGACCTCTACTACCGAGTAAACGTCGTGAACCTGCGCCTGCCTCCACTTCGGGAGCGGCGCAAGGACATCCCGCTTCTCATCGACCGCTTCATTACGCGTTTCAACCGGCTGAAGGGCAAGAGCATAGCGGGCATCTCGCCGGACGCCATGTCTGTCCTCATGAAGTTCGACTTCCCTGGCAACATCCGCGAGCTGGAGAACATTATCGAGCACGCGTTCGTCCTGTGCAGGGGCAGAATCATTGAGCCGCAGCACTTGCCAATCTATCTCCAACCCAAAGCTGTCGCCGGGCCACCTTCCTATTCCGGCTCGCTGCGCGATGTCGAGGCGAGGCTGATAGTTGAGGCGCTTGACCGCAACGGCGGCAACCGCGTTGCGACGTCGCGGGAGCTCGGGATTCACAAGACGACGCTTTGGCGGAAGATGCGTCGCCTGGGATTGTTGGTGTAG
- a CDS encoding NifB/NifX family molybdenum-iron cluster-binding protein: MMKVGISVWEDRISPVLDGCKRFLVLDVEDGKEIGREEVEIAETYLPFRARAILDLGIDVLICGAVSRPLAAMLSNSGISLVGWANGRVDDVLRAFLNKELNVTDFGTLVGVGARQGCRRFRHGRRGRFFNNGGKMR, translated from the coding sequence ATGATGAAAGTTGGTATTTCAGTTTGGGAGGACAGAATCTCGCCCGTGCTCGATGGGTGCAAGCGATTTTTGGTCCTTGATGTTGAGGACGGGAAGGAGATCGGGCGAGAAGAGGTTGAGATCGCGGAGACATATCTGCCCTTTCGGGCTAGAGCGATTTTAGACCTTGGAATTGACGTTTTGATCTGCGGAGCGGTCTCAAGGCCGCTTGCGGCGATGCTGTCGAACTCAGGGATTTCCCTGGTCGGATGGGCCAACGGACGAGTTGATGACGTTCTGAGGGCTTTTCTTAACAAGGAGCTTAACGTGACAGATTTTGGAACGCTTGTAGGAGTTGGCGCACGCCAGGGCTGCCGGCGTTTTCGTCATGGGCGTCGTGGGAGGTTCTTCAATAACGGAGGAAAGATGAGATGA
- a CDS encoding ATP-binding protein, with amino-acid sequence MKELVVVSGKGGTGKTSILASFAALAKNRAVAADCDVDAADLHLVLTPRVISRHKFVGAREVRILPGHCTACGKCEEICRFDAIYFDGPGNGIVPKTFRIDPLACEGCGVCAYFCAEDAIESKDAQSGEWYISETRHGPMVHAKLFAAQENSGKLVSLVRKEAKELAKKRGLDLLLVDGSPGIGCPVIASVTGADFVLIVTEPTLSGKHDFERVLGLTKHFGTKSGVCVNKFDLNPEMTEEIEAFARANGVEVLPRVRYDAAVTKAQVMGATVVEYTGGAVAQEIRTLWGRVTLAMG; translated from the coding sequence ATGAAGGAGCTTGTCGTGGTCTCGGGCAAGGGGGGAACTGGCAAGACCAGCATCTTGGCCTCGTTCGCAGCACTGGCCAAAAACAGGGCTGTGGCCGCTGACTGCGATGTTGACGCCGCCGACCTACATCTCGTCCTTACGCCTCGTGTAATATCTCGCCACAAGTTTGTCGGTGCGCGTGAGGTTCGGATACTGCCGGGCCACTGCACGGCTTGCGGGAAGTGCGAGGAGATATGTAGGTTTGATGCGATATACTTCGATGGGCCTGGTAACGGTATTGTCCCAAAGACGTTCAGGATCGACCCGTTGGCGTGTGAGGGCTGCGGCGTATGTGCATACTTCTGTGCTGAAGACGCCATCGAATCGAAGGACGCACAGAGCGGCGAATGGTACATCTCCGAGACGAGGCATGGGCCAATGGTGCACGCTAAGCTCTTTGCGGCTCAGGAGAACAGCGGTAAGCTCGTCTCACTGGTTCGCAAGGAGGCGAAGGAGCTGGCAAAAAAGAGGGGTTTGGACTTGCTTCTGGTCGATGGCTCGCCCGGCATTGGCTGCCCGGTCATCGCCTCGGTTACGGGGGCTGATTTCGTGCTGATCGTTACTGAGCCGACCCTCTCGGGCAAGCATGATTTTGAGCGTGTTTTGGGCCTGACCAAACATTTCGGGACCAAGTCCGGCGTCTGCGTCAACAAGTTCGACCTCAACCCCGAGATGACGGAGGAGATCGAGGCGTTTGCGAGGGCAAACGGCGTGGAGGTCCTTCCGAGGGTCAGATACGATGCCGCGGTTACAAAGGCACAAGTTATGGGCGCCACGGTCGTGGAGTACACTGGCGGGGCTGTCGCACAGGAGATCAGGACGCTCTGGGGGCGAGTTACGTTGGCTATGGGGTGA
- a CDS encoding methyltransferase domain-containing protein: MTPFDFDNVAGRYDDWYGGPVGRVYDRIEKRAVAEALGSSPKGRRMLEIGCGTGHWAEFFSELGLEVFGVDLSLGMMRVAQSKGIVRARFALADASSLPFPSSSFDVGCAITTLEFVSDASVVLEELTRCVRPGGRIVVGVLNRVSLLAWLRRRRGSPVVRESRLMTAGELLRLLAGLGDASVLSTAFVLPWRGLLWLSRVLDAVGRILRLPFGDFLVGTVKVERSREVKE, encoded by the coding sequence ATGACGCCATTCGATTTTGATAATGTTGCGGGTCGATACGATGATTGGTATGGCGGTCCGGTTGGGCGAGTGTATGACCGTATCGAGAAGAGGGCCGTTGCCGAGGCGCTTGGGTCGAGTCCAAAGGGCCGGCGGATGCTTGAGATTGGCTGCGGCACCGGGCACTGGGCTGAGTTTTTCTCCGAGCTTGGCTTGGAGGTTTTTGGTGTTGATCTGTCTCTAGGGATGATGCGTGTGGCGCAATCAAAGGGGATTGTGCGCGCTAGGTTCGCCCTGGCGGACGCCTCGAGTCTGCCTTTTCCAAGCAGCAGTTTTGACGTCGGGTGCGCCATCACGACGCTTGAGTTTGTGTCCGATGCCAGTGTGGTGCTCGAGGAGCTTACCCGATGCGTAAGGCCCGGCGGAAGAATAGTCGTCGGCGTGCTCAATCGGGTCTCCTTGCTCGCCTGGCTCAGGCGTCGTCGCGGCTCGCCGGTCGTTCGTGAGTCGCGTTTGATGACCGCCGGCGAGCTGCTGCGGCTCCTCGCTGGCCTCGGGGATGCATCTGTGCTCTCGACTGCGTTTGTGCTGCCGTGGCGAGGCCTTCTTTGGCTGTCGAGGGTTCTAGATGCGGTGGGTCGTATTCTGCGGCTGCCGTTTGGGGATTTTCTGGTTGGAACTGTTAAGGTAGAGCGGTCTAGAGAGGTGAAAGAATGA
- the tnpA gene encoding IS200/IS605 family transposase, whose amino-acid sequence MPTFYQIYYHVIFTTSRRCPVLLSAGRERLFKFIWGIIKNRDCHLYRINGMEDHIHIFTALHPKICLANLMRDIKAGSSKWIREENLFPDFEAWQDGYGAFTHSQADKDRLIEYVKNQQEHHARLSFEEEWRGLLAEAGIEINDRIPSG is encoded by the coding sequence ATGCCGACGTTTTATCAGATCTATTATCATGTTATCTTCACAACAAGCAGAAGGTGTCCTGTTCTTCTTTCCGCAGGTCGTGAACGGCTCTTTAAATTCATCTGGGGGATTATCAAAAACAGGGATTGTCATTTGTACCGGATCAACGGCATGGAAGATCACATTCATATATTCACCGCTCTTCATCCAAAAATCTGCCTCGCGAATCTGATGAGGGACATCAAGGCCGGGTCATCCAAATGGATAAGGGAGGAGAATCTATTCCCGGATTTCGAGGCATGGCAGGATGGTTATGGCGCGTTCACGCATTCTCAGGCGGATAAGGACCGCCTGATCGAATATGTGAAAAACCAGCAGGAGCATCATGCGAGGCTCTCGTTTGAGGAGGAATGGCGCGGGTTATTGGCTGAGGCGGGTATAGAGATCAACGACAGGATCCCGTCAGGCTGA
- a CDS encoding sulfite exporter TauE/SafE family protein, with the protein MTVLAPLVIFCIAFVFSMLGMGGSQLYIPVLFWMGMDFKTEAIPLALLLNVVSSSSAAITYGRKKMIDWRTGVPFAIASVGLAPVGAWLNVKLPTRPLIGIFAAFTATAAILMLSGWRPKRGGLTARGRVVLGICGGAALGFLAGLLGRGGGSFVVPMLCIAGLDPKMAAATSAFIITWSAGSSFFSHVALAAAPDWAIWVPCIVGVLIASQCGSRLMAAKLKSRGIRLMFGIVLLAFAATLAIKDVILH; encoded by the coding sequence ATGACGGTTCTCGCCCCGCTGGTCATCTTCTGCATCGCGTTCGTTTTCTCGATGCTTGGGATGGGCGGGTCGCAGCTCTACATCCCTGTGTTGTTCTGGATGGGAATGGATTTCAAGACCGAGGCGATACCATTGGCGCTACTATTGAATGTCGTCAGCAGCTCTTCTGCCGCGATAACTTATGGGCGTAAGAAGATGATCGACTGGCGGACCGGTGTGCCCTTTGCGATTGCCTCAGTGGGCCTTGCCCCGGTCGGTGCTTGGCTCAACGTGAAGCTCCCAACTAGGCCGTTGATCGGGATTTTTGCGGCGTTCACAGCGACGGCAGCAATCCTAATGCTTTCCGGCTGGAGGCCGAAGCGAGGGGGATTGACCGCGCGTGGTCGTGTGGTCCTGGGGATATGCGGCGGGGCAGCGCTGGGCTTTCTGGCGGGCCTGCTCGGTCGCGGTGGCGGCTCCTTCGTCGTGCCGATGCTGTGCATTGCGGGGCTTGATCCCAAGATGGCCGCTGCGACCTCAGCATTCATTATCACGTGGTCGGCGGGGTCGAGCTTCTTTTCGCACGTTGCGCTGGCCGCAGCGCCCGATTGGGCAATATGGGTGCCTTGTATTGTTGGGGTGCTGATCGCCAGTCAGTGTGGTTCGAGGCTCATGGCTGCAAAACTTAAATCCCGCGGTATTAGGTTGATGTTTGGGATAGTCCTGCTCGCATTTGCTGCTACCCTGGCTATAAAAGATGTGATATTGCACTGA
- a CDS encoding NAAT family transporter, with protein MSPMVYFVKLFAALFAILNPIGAVPIFASLSQGRDDDEVRRIPRRTALAVCAILMVSAFLGQRILSFFGVGIPAFRIGGGILILLIAIAMLRARQPRSKYTPREATESAEKEDIAVVPLAIPLLAGPGAISTVILQEQRSPGLAYMPIMIGTILLMGGTIYVLFKIGVPLAKRLGRTGINIFTRIMGLMLAAMAVEFITSGLAETFPLLMAFSAANP; from the coding sequence ATGAGCCCGATGGTCTATTTTGTTAAACTTTTCGCGGCGCTGTTCGCGATTCTCAATCCCATTGGCGCGGTGCCTATTTTTGCGTCGCTATCGCAAGGTCGCGACGATGATGAGGTTCGACGAATCCCCAGAAGAACAGCGCTGGCGGTCTGCGCAATCCTGATGGTCTCCGCGTTTCTCGGTCAACGGATTCTATCCTTTTTTGGGGTGGGGATACCAGCATTCAGAATAGGTGGGGGGATCCTGATTCTCTTGATTGCCATCGCTATGCTTCGTGCTCGGCAGCCCAGGTCGAAATACACGCCGCGCGAGGCGACCGAGAGCGCTGAGAAAGAGGATATTGCTGTCGTTCCATTGGCCATTCCCTTGCTTGCTGGCCCCGGCGCCATAAGCACGGTGATCCTTCAGGAACAACGGTCGCCTGGGCTTGCATATATGCCGATCATGATTGGGACCATCCTGCTGATGGGTGGGACAATCTATGTCCTGTTCAAGATCGGCGTCCCGCTGGCCAAGCGACTCGGCAGGACCGGCATCAACATATTCACTCGAATAATGGGCCTGATGCTTGCCGCCATGGCGGTTGAGTTCATCACCAGCGGGCTTGCGGAGACATTCCCCCTGCTCATGGCGTTTAGTGCCGCAAACCCATAG
- a CDS encoding zinc ribbon domain-containing protein, whose protein sequence is MPIYEYECQECKTRFEFLQGINESGDQVSCPECGAKGPKRLMSMFGSNVSSSSGASCAPGAFT, encoded by the coding sequence GTGCCGATTTACGAATACGAGTGTCAAGAGTGCAAGACGCGTTTTGAGTTTCTTCAGGGCATCAATGAGAGTGGCGATCAGGTCTCCTGCCCTGAATGCGGCGCCAAGGGACCTAAACGGCTGATGTCGATGTTTGGCTCGAACGTGAGCAGCTCATCGGGCGCCAGCTGCGCGCCCGGTGCTTTCACATGA
- a CDS encoding DUF5320 domain-containing protein: protein MPRGDGTGPAGMGPMTGRAAGYCAGYGTPGYMNPVGGRGMGFGGGFGRGRGWRNQFYATGLTGWQRAAAGVPAGGAPGYGYAPPPGYAPTPEQETGALKAQAEYLEKSLNEIRKRMEELQKSKAE from the coding sequence ATGCCTAGAGGAGACGGAACGGGCCCTGCGGGTATGGGCCCAATGACCGGTAGAGCGGCCGGCTACTGCGCTGGCTATGGCACGCCGGGATACATGAATCCCGTTGGCGGACGAGGCATGGGCTTTGGAGGCGGCTTCGGGAGAGGTCGGGGTTGGCGAAACCAGTTCTACGCGACCGGCTTGACGGGTTGGCAGCGCGCCGCAGCGGGCGTGCCCGCGGGGGGTGCGCCGGGTTACGGATATGCGCCACCGCCGGGCTATGCACCAACCCCTGAGCAGGAGACGGGTGCGCTCAAGGCCCAGGCTGAATACCTTGAGAAAAGCCTGAACGAGATTCGAAAGCGCATGGAAGAGCTTCAGAAGAGCAAGGCCGAGTAA